The following proteins are co-located in the Palaemon carinicauda isolate YSFRI2023 chromosome 30, ASM3689809v2, whole genome shotgun sequence genome:
- the LOC137623517 gene encoding putative golgin subfamily A member 6-like protein 19: MKEEEEGIVEEEEIMKKEEEEIVEEEIVKEEEEDIVEEEEIVKEEKEEETMKEEEEGIVEEEEIIKKEEEEIVEEEIVKEEEEDIVKEEEIVKEEKEEEIVKEEERVEEMEDEKTGEGLARRREFQKRSGR; encoded by the coding sequence atgaaggaagaggaggagggtatagtggaggaggaggagataatgaagaaagaggaggaggagatagtGGAAGAGGAGATagtgaaggaagaggaggaggatatagtggaggaggaggagatagtgaaggaagagaaagaggaggagacaatgaaggaagaggaggagggtatagtggaggaggaggagataataaagaaagaggaggaggagatagtGGAAGAGGAGATagtaaaggaagaggaggaggatataGTGAAGGAGGAGGAGATAGtaaaggaagagaaagaggaggagatagTGAAGGAGGAGGAGAGAGTGGAAGAGATGGAGGACGAAAAAACTGGTGAAGGATTGGCCAGAAGGAGAGAATTCCAAAAGAGGAGCGGTAGATGA